From the genome of Plectropomus leopardus isolate mb chromosome 13, YSFRI_Pleo_2.0, whole genome shotgun sequence, one region includes:
- the ovca2 gene encoding esterase OVCA2, which translates to MAPLRLLCIHGYRQNGSSFREKTGALRKLLKKQVELVYMSAPHSVQQVTAEAPEKENASGPGPGGDEDPRGWWFSDIEARTFSAQQQCEQSLGIDESVDAVREAIKVQGPFDGILGFSQGAAFVAMLLSLQEQKLEPAFSFRFAVLVAGFPSACKEHQKFYKSRLQIPSLHVFGLEDRVIPDNMSRELLPSFQDPQILTHPGGHFVPAASAHRQTYQDFLTRFQ; encoded by the exons ATGGCTCCGCTCCGGCTCCTGTGCATCCATGGTTACCGTCAGAACGGCAGCTCGTTCCGCGAGAAGACGGGAGCTCTGCGGAAGCTGCTGAAGAAACAAGTGGAGCTCGTTTACATGAGCGCACCGCACAGCGTGCAGCAAGTCACCGCTGAAG CTCCAGAGAAGGAGAATGCTTCGGGTCCTGGACCTGGAGGCGACGAGGACCCCCGGGGTTGGTGGTTTTCTGACATCGAAGCTCGGACTTTTAGCgctcagcagcagtgtgagCAGAGCCTGGGGATCGACGAGAGCGTCGACGCCGTGAGAGAAGCTATAAAGGTTCAGGGTCCATTCGACGGCATCCTGGGCTTTAGTCAGGGAGCAGCTTTTGTAGCCATGTTGCTCTCTCTTCAGGAGCAAAAACTCGAGCCAGCATTCAGCTTCCGCTTTGCCGTCCTAGTTGCTGGTTTCCCCAGCGCATGTAAAGAGCACCAAAAATTCTACAAGTCTCGGCTCCAGATCCCCtccctgcatgtctttggactggaAGACCGAGTCATCCCTGACAACATGAGCAGGGAGCTCCTCCCCTCCTTCCAAGACCCTCAGATCCTGACACATCCTGGTGGCCATTTTGTTCCTGCTGCATCGGCTCACAGACAGACCTACCAGGACTTTCTCACGAGGTTCCAGTGA